One region of Vigna angularis cultivar LongXiaoDou No.4 chromosome 10, ASM1680809v1, whole genome shotgun sequence genomic DNA includes:
- the LOC108321296 gene encoding la-related protein 1C isoform X2 yields MAMTGNHSPRHSSDNHQSRRTGRLSASSPWSQVVRGESEPVAVPPSSSPAAPYQVTEAFHSTVSEADDFSSAAESSDNGGAAKRPVWNKPSTNGAAASEAQPVIDALSWPALSVSTRAAMKSESAKGLLDGSSVPQLQVLGSASSSSSLQREVSDNTSTESTNSVASTRQKSVKNHSSNASSNGGHPQLSVPQASVAATGSHNSSPKDHTQRSGFVSNDHHQQRNSFRNRNGGPHQRGDGSHHHNYGNRRQEWNNNRSFGSRDTNVPPRVVPRFIRPPPPPNSTQFFHPSPMRPFGGHIGFHELSPPVVFVAAPPPPPDSLRSVPFVPPMPHHPLFFTGPDPQLQNKIVTQIDYYFSNENLIKDTFLRQNMDDQGWVPIKLIAGFNKGDKIRRRNDWRRWLMPPVQFSNVPTPEESNPDMLAEQVHNIALETSNYDGPGGVEVLPDTSQHRSTFGDLSSPLKLSTGEGTGQVGIQGSHHSIPARN; encoded by the exons ATGGCTATGACCGGTAACCATTCCCCTCGCCATTCCTCCGATAACCACCAATCGCGCCGCACCGGGCGCCTGAGTGCTTCTTCGCCGTGGAGCCAAGTTGTGCGCGGCGAATCGGAGCCTGTTGCGGTGCCTCCGTCGTCATCTCCCGCCGCGCCGTATCAGGTGACGGAGGCTTTCCATTCCACTGTCTCGGAGGCGGACGATTTTAGCTCCGCCGCGGAGAGTTCAGACAATGGCGGCGCAGCGAAGAGGCCTGTTTGGAACAAGCCTTCTACTAATGGCGCGGCGGCTTCCGAGGCTCAGCCGGTGATTGACGCGCTTTCGTGGCCGGCGTTGTCGGTGTCAACAAGAGCTGCAATGAAATCGGAATCGGCGAAGGGTTTGTTGGATGGATCTTCTGTGCCACAGTTGCAG GTTTTGGGAAGTGcgtcttcttcctcctctctaCAGAGGGAAGTCAGTGATAATACAAGCACCGAGAGTACCAACAGCGTGGCGTCAACTCGGCAGAAATCAGTGAAAAATCACAGTTCAAATGCTTCTTCTAATGGTGGCCACCCACAACTGTCTGTGCCCCAGGCTTCGGTAGCTGCAACTGGGTCCCATAACTCCTCTCCAAAGGACCACACACAGAGAAGTGGATTTGTGTCCAATGATCATCATCAGCAGCGTAATTCCTTTAGAAATCGTAATGGTGGCCCACATCAGCGCGGAGATGGTTCTCACCATCATAACTATGGGAACAGGCGCCAAGAATGGAATAATAATAGAAGTTTCGGCAGTAGAGATACCAATGTGCCTCCAAGAGTTGTTCCAAGATTTATACGGCCACCTCCGCCTCCTAACTCTACTCAGTTTTTTCATCCATCACCAATGCGGCCTTTTGGTGGCCATATTGGATTCCATG AACTGTCACCTCCGGTGGTGTTTGTTGCAGCTCCACCTCCACCCCCAGATTCACTGAGAAGTGTTCCTTTTGTGCCTCCCATGCCACATCATCCCCTGTTCTTTACAGGTCCTGACCCTCAGTTGCAGAATAAGATAGTCACCCAGATTGACTACTATTTTAG TAATGagaatttaattaaagataCGTTCTTGCGGCAGAACATGGATGACCAGGGCTGGGTTCCCATTAAATTAATTGCAGGCTTCAACAAA GGTGACAAAATAAGGAGACGAAATGATTGGAGGAGATGGCTCATGCCTCCTGTTCAGTTTTCTAATGTTCCAACCCCTGAAGAGTCGAATCCGGACATGCTGGCAGAACAAGTACACAATATTGCTTTGGAGACTAGTAACTATGATGGTCCAGGAGGAGTAGAGGTTCTACCTGATACTTCACAACATAGATCTACATTTGGGGATTTGAGTAGTCCATTGAAGCTCTCCACTGGTGAGGGTACTGGTCAAGTTGGAATTCAAGGTTCACATCACTCCATTCCAGCAAGAAATTAG
- the LOC108321296 gene encoding la-related protein 1C isoform X1, whose protein sequence is MAMTGNHSPRHSSDNHQSRRTGRLSASSPWSQVVRGESEPVAVPPSSSPAAPYQVTEAFHSTVSEADDFSSAAESSDNGGAAKRPVWNKPSTNGAAASEAQPVIDALSWPALSVSTRAAMKSESAKGLLDGSSVPQLQVLGSASSSSSLQREVSDNTSTESTNSVASTRQKSVKNHSSNASSNGGHPQLSVPQASVAATGSHNSSPKDHTQRSGFVSNDHHQQRNSFRNRNGGPHQRGDGSHHHNYGNRRQEWNNNRSFGSRDTNVPPRVVPRFIRPPPPPNSTQFFHPSPMRPFGGHIGFHELSPPVVFVAAPPPPPDSLRSVPFVPPMPHHPLFFTGPDPQLQNKIVTQIDYYFSNENLIKDTFLRQNMDDQGWVPIKLIAGFNKVMYLTDNIQIILEAVRNSSAVEVQGDKIRRRNDWRRWLMPPVQFSNVPTPEESNPDMLAEQVHNIALETSNYDGPGGVEVLPDTSQHRSTFGDLSSPLKLSTGEGTGQVGIQGSHHSIPARN, encoded by the exons ATGGCTATGACCGGTAACCATTCCCCTCGCCATTCCTCCGATAACCACCAATCGCGCCGCACCGGGCGCCTGAGTGCTTCTTCGCCGTGGAGCCAAGTTGTGCGCGGCGAATCGGAGCCTGTTGCGGTGCCTCCGTCGTCATCTCCCGCCGCGCCGTATCAGGTGACGGAGGCTTTCCATTCCACTGTCTCGGAGGCGGACGATTTTAGCTCCGCCGCGGAGAGTTCAGACAATGGCGGCGCAGCGAAGAGGCCTGTTTGGAACAAGCCTTCTACTAATGGCGCGGCGGCTTCCGAGGCTCAGCCGGTGATTGACGCGCTTTCGTGGCCGGCGTTGTCGGTGTCAACAAGAGCTGCAATGAAATCGGAATCGGCGAAGGGTTTGTTGGATGGATCTTCTGTGCCACAGTTGCAG GTTTTGGGAAGTGcgtcttcttcctcctctctaCAGAGGGAAGTCAGTGATAATACAAGCACCGAGAGTACCAACAGCGTGGCGTCAACTCGGCAGAAATCAGTGAAAAATCACAGTTCAAATGCTTCTTCTAATGGTGGCCACCCACAACTGTCTGTGCCCCAGGCTTCGGTAGCTGCAACTGGGTCCCATAACTCCTCTCCAAAGGACCACACACAGAGAAGTGGATTTGTGTCCAATGATCATCATCAGCAGCGTAATTCCTTTAGAAATCGTAATGGTGGCCCACATCAGCGCGGAGATGGTTCTCACCATCATAACTATGGGAACAGGCGCCAAGAATGGAATAATAATAGAAGTTTCGGCAGTAGAGATACCAATGTGCCTCCAAGAGTTGTTCCAAGATTTATACGGCCACCTCCGCCTCCTAACTCTACTCAGTTTTTTCATCCATCACCAATGCGGCCTTTTGGTGGCCATATTGGATTCCATG AACTGTCACCTCCGGTGGTGTTTGTTGCAGCTCCACCTCCACCCCCAGATTCACTGAGAAGTGTTCCTTTTGTGCCTCCCATGCCACATCATCCCCTGTTCTTTACAGGTCCTGACCCTCAGTTGCAGAATAAGATAGTCACCCAGATTGACTACTATTTTAG TAATGagaatttaattaaagataCGTTCTTGCGGCAGAACATGGATGACCAGGGCTGGGTTCCCATTAAATTAATTGCAGGCTTCAACAAA GTTATGTATTTGACTGACAATATCCAGATTATATTAGAGGCTGTTCGAAATTCATCTGCTGTTGAGGTGCAG GGTGACAAAATAAGGAGACGAAATGATTGGAGGAGATGGCTCATGCCTCCTGTTCAGTTTTCTAATGTTCCAACCCCTGAAGAGTCGAATCCGGACATGCTGGCAGAACAAGTACACAATATTGCTTTGGAGACTAGTAACTATGATGGTCCAGGAGGAGTAGAGGTTCTACCTGATACTTCACAACATAGATCTACATTTGGGGATTTGAGTAGTCCATTGAAGCTCTCCACTGGTGAGGGTACTGGTCAAGTTGGAATTCAAGGTTCACATCACTCCATTCCAGCAAGAAATTAG
- the LOC108321298 gene encoding uncharacterized protein LOC108321298 isoform X2, which translates to MEEKDWDDEECDDTPTMTTVSRHCFGDDSETPSFSISIIENMKEDYGLFVWPCSVVLAEYVWQQKHRFSGATVVEVLDNMRRLCELNKLECNVLGLTWGVWDAPLFSLQPTLILGADVLYDSNAFDDLFATVTFLLRNSPGSIFITSYHNRSGHHLIEFLMGKWGLKCLKLLDGFSFLPSDKASLLSGNIQLAEIAPISKDNA; encoded by the exons ATGGAAGAGAAAGATTGGGACGATGAAGAGTGCGATGACACTCCGACCATGACCACCGTTTCGCGCCACTGTTTCGGCGACGATTCTGAAACTCCAAGCTTCTCCATCTCCATCATCGAG AACATGAAGGAAGATTATGGCCTATTCGTCTGGCCCTGCAGTGTAGTTCTTGCCGAGTACGTGTGGCAGCAGAAGCATCGGTTTTCAGGAGCCACCGTTGTTGAG GTGCTTGACAACATGAGAAGACTTTGTGAGTTGAACAAGCTTGAGTGCAAT GTGTTAGGATTGACATGGGGTGTTTGGGATGCACCCTTATTCAGTTTACAACCCACACTTATTCTAGGGGCCGATGTGTTGTACGATTCAAATG CCTTTGATGACCTCTTTGCTACTGTGACATTCTTGCTCCGAAATTCCCCGGGGTCGATTTTTATAACGTCATACCATAATCGAAG TGGGCATCACCTTATTGAGTTTTTGATGGGAAAATGGGGCTTAAAGTGTTTGAAACTTCTTGACGGGTTTTCCTTTCTTCCATCTGATAAAGCATCACTACTAAGTGGTAACATTCAATTGGCAGAGATAGCTCCTATCTCAAAAGATAATGCTTGA
- the LOC108321298 gene encoding uncharacterized protein LOC108321298 isoform X3, giving the protein MEEKDWDDEECDDTPTMTTVSRHCFGDDSETPSFSISIIENMKEDYGLFVWPCSVVLAEYVWQQKHRFSGATVVELGAGTSLPGLVAAKLGARVTLTDNSTRLEVLDNMRRLCELNKLECNVSYH; this is encoded by the exons ATGGAAGAGAAAGATTGGGACGATGAAGAGTGCGATGACACTCCGACCATGACCACCGTTTCGCGCCACTGTTTCGGCGACGATTCTGAAACTCCAAGCTTCTCCATCTCCATCATCGAG AACATGAAGGAAGATTATGGCCTATTCGTCTGGCCCTGCAGTGTAGTTCTTGCCGAGTACGTGTGGCAGCAGAAGCATCGGTTTTCAGGAGCCACCGTTGTTGAG CTGGGTGCTGGAACTTCCTTGCCTGGCTTGGTTGCTGCAAAACTCGGTGCTCGTGTCACTCTTACCGATAACTCCACCAGATTAGAG GTGCTTGACAACATGAGAAGACTTTGTGAGTTGAACAAGCTTGAGTGCAATGTAAGCTATCATTAG
- the LOC108321298 gene encoding uncharacterized protein LOC108321298 isoform X1, translating to MEEKDWDDEECDDTPTMTTVSRHCFGDDSETPSFSISIIENMKEDYGLFVWPCSVVLAEYVWQQKHRFSGATVVELGAGTSLPGLVAAKLGARVTLTDNSTRLEVLDNMRRLCELNKLECNVLGLTWGVWDAPLFSLQPTLILGADVLYDSNAFDDLFATVTFLLRNSPGSIFITSYHNRSGHHLIEFLMGKWGLKCLKLLDGFSFLPSDKASLLSGNIQLAEIAPISKDNA from the exons ATGGAAGAGAAAGATTGGGACGATGAAGAGTGCGATGACACTCCGACCATGACCACCGTTTCGCGCCACTGTTTCGGCGACGATTCTGAAACTCCAAGCTTCTCCATCTCCATCATCGAG AACATGAAGGAAGATTATGGCCTATTCGTCTGGCCCTGCAGTGTAGTTCTTGCCGAGTACGTGTGGCAGCAGAAGCATCGGTTTTCAGGAGCCACCGTTGTTGAG CTGGGTGCTGGAACTTCCTTGCCTGGCTTGGTTGCTGCAAAACTCGGTGCTCGTGTCACTCTTACCGATAACTCCACCAGATTAGAG GTGCTTGACAACATGAGAAGACTTTGTGAGTTGAACAAGCTTGAGTGCAAT GTGTTAGGATTGACATGGGGTGTTTGGGATGCACCCTTATTCAGTTTACAACCCACACTTATTCTAGGGGCCGATGTGTTGTACGATTCAAATG CCTTTGATGACCTCTTTGCTACTGTGACATTCTTGCTCCGAAATTCCCCGGGGTCGATTTTTATAACGTCATACCATAATCGAAG TGGGCATCACCTTATTGAGTTTTTGATGGGAAAATGGGGCTTAAAGTGTTTGAAACTTCTTGACGGGTTTTCCTTTCTTCCATCTGATAAAGCATCACTACTAAGTGGTAACATTCAATTGGCAGAGATAGCTCCTATCTCAAAAGATAATGCTTGA